In Cervus canadensis isolate Bull #8, Minnesota chromosome 6, ASM1932006v1, whole genome shotgun sequence, one DNA window encodes the following:
- the VIPAS39 gene encoding spermatogenesis-defective protein 39 homolog isoform X2, translating into MNRTKGDEEEYWNSSKFKAFTFDDEDDELSQLKESKRAVNSLRDFVDDDDEDDLERVSWTGEPVGSISWSIKETAGNSGSSHEREQLKNRNSFSTYAQLPKPASTYSLSSFFRGRTRPGSFQSLSDALSDTPAKSYAPELGRPKGEYRDYSNDWSPSDTVRRLRKGKVCSLERFRSLQDKIQLLEEAVSMHDGNVITAVLIFLKRTLSKEILFRELEVRQVALRHLIHFLKEIGDQKLLLDLFRFLDRTEELALSHYREHLNIQDPEKRKEFLKTCIGLPFSAEDSAHIQDHYTLLERQIIIEANDRHLESAGQTEVFRKHPRKASILNMPLVTTLFYSCFYHYTEAEGTFSSPVNLKKTFKIPDKQYVLTALAARAKLRAWHDVDALFTTKNWLGYTKKRAPIGFHRVVEILHKNNAPVQILQEYVNLVEDVDTKLNLATKFKCHDVVIDTCRDLKDRQQLLAYRSKVDKGSAEEEKIDALLNSSQIRWKN; encoded by the exons aTGAATCGGACAAAGGGTGATGAGGAGGAGTATTGGAATAGCTCCAAGTTCAAGGCTTTCACCTTTGATGACGAAGATGATGAGCTCTCACAG TTAAAGGAATCCAAGCGGGCAGTGAATAGCCTTCGAGACTTCGTGGATGACGATGATGAAGATGACCTGGAGAGAGTCAGCTGGACCGGGGAACCTGTGGGAA GTATCTCATGGTCCATCAAAGAGACTGCTGGTAATAGCGGGTCAAGCCATGAGCGTGAACAGCTGAAGAACCGAAACAGCTTCTCCACCTATGCACAACTACCCAAACCTGCTTCTACCTACTCTCTGAGCAGCTTTTTTAGAG GGAGAACTAGACCTGGAAGTTTCCAGTCCCTCTCTGATG CTCTGTCAGACACACCTGCCAAGAGCTATGCTCCAGAGCTGGGGAGACCCAAGGGGGAGTACAGG GATTACAGCAATGACTGGAGCCCCAGTGACACAGTGCGGCGCCTCCGGAAGGGCAAG GTCTGCTCACTGGAAAGGTTCCGCTCCTTACAGGACAAAATCCAGCTCCTAGAAGAAGCAGTAAGCATGCATGATGGAAACGTCATTACTGCA GTTCTGATCTTCCTGAAGAGGACGCTGAGTAAAG AGATCCTCTTCCGAGAGCTGGAGGTGCGGCAGGTTGCCTTGAGACATCTCATTCACTTCCTTAAGGAGATAGGTGATCAGAAGCTGCTTTTAGACCTCTTTAG GTTCCTAGATAGAACAGAAGAGCTTGCG CTGTCCCATTATCGAGAGCACTTGAACATTCAGGACCCTGAGAAACGAAAAGAATTTCTTAAGACATGCATTGG TTTGCCATTTTCAGCAGAAGATTCTGCCCACATACAAGACCATTACACACTCCTGGAACGTCAGATCATTATCGAG GCAAACGATCGGCATCTAGAATCAGCAGGACAGACTGAGGTCTTCCGGAAGCACCCCCGCAAAGCGTCCATCCTCAACATGCCGTTGGTGACGACGCTCTTCTACTCCTGCTTCTACCACTACACGGAGGCTGAG GGGACATTCAGCAGCCCGGTCAACCTGAAGAAGACATTTAAG ATCCCAGACAAACAGTACGTGCTGACAGCACTGGCCGCTCGCGCCAAGCTCCGGGCCTGGCATGACGTTGATGCCCTGTTTACCACCAAG AACTGGCTGGGCTACACCAAGAAGAGAGCACCCATTGGCTTCCATCGGGTTGTGGAAATTTTGCACAAGAACAATGCCCCTGTCCAG ATACTACAGGAGTATGTCAATCTGGTGGAAGACGTGGACACAAAGTTGAACTTAGCCACCAAGTTCAAGTGTCATGATGTCGTCATCGAT ACTTGCCGGGacctgaaggatcgtcagcagtTGCTCGCGTACAGGAGCAAGGTGGATAAAGGCTCTGCCGAGGAGGAGAAGATCGATGCCCTTCTCAACAGCTCG caaATTCGATGGAAGAATTAA
- the VIPAS39 gene encoding spermatogenesis-defective protein 39 homolog isoform X1, with the protein MNRTKGDEEEYWNSSKFKAFTFDDEDDELSQLKESKRAVNSLRDFVDDDDEDDLERVSWTGEPVGSISWSIKETAGNSGSSHEREQLKNRNSFSTYAQLPKPASTYSLSSFFRGRTRPGSFQSLSDALSDTPAKSYAPELGRPKGEYRDYSNDWSPSDTVRRLRKGKVCSLERFRSLQDKIQLLEEAVSMHDGNVITAVLIFLKRTLSKEILFRELEVRQVALRHLIHFLKEIGDQKLLLDLFRFLDRTEELALSHYREHLNIQDPEKRKEFLKTCIGCSKGSRDQNCEAREHLTLRCLPFSAEDSAHIQDHYTLLERQIIIEANDRHLESAGQTEVFRKHPRKASILNMPLVTTLFYSCFYHYTEAEGTFSSPVNLKKTFKIPDKQYVLTALAARAKLRAWHDVDALFTTKNWLGYTKKRAPIGFHRVVEILHKNNAPVQILQEYVNLVEDVDTKLNLATKFKCHDVVIDTCRDLKDRQQLLAYRSKVDKGSAEEEKIDALLNSSQIRWKN; encoded by the exons aTGAATCGGACAAAGGGTGATGAGGAGGAGTATTGGAATAGCTCCAAGTTCAAGGCTTTCACCTTTGATGACGAAGATGATGAGCTCTCACAG TTAAAGGAATCCAAGCGGGCAGTGAATAGCCTTCGAGACTTCGTGGATGACGATGATGAAGATGACCTGGAGAGAGTCAGCTGGACCGGGGAACCTGTGGGAA GTATCTCATGGTCCATCAAAGAGACTGCTGGTAATAGCGGGTCAAGCCATGAGCGTGAACAGCTGAAGAACCGAAACAGCTTCTCCACCTATGCACAACTACCCAAACCTGCTTCTACCTACTCTCTGAGCAGCTTTTTTAGAG GGAGAACTAGACCTGGAAGTTTCCAGTCCCTCTCTGATG CTCTGTCAGACACACCTGCCAAGAGCTATGCTCCAGAGCTGGGGAGACCCAAGGGGGAGTACAGG GATTACAGCAATGACTGGAGCCCCAGTGACACAGTGCGGCGCCTCCGGAAGGGCAAG GTCTGCTCACTGGAAAGGTTCCGCTCCTTACAGGACAAAATCCAGCTCCTAGAAGAAGCAGTAAGCATGCATGATGGAAACGTCATTACTGCA GTTCTGATCTTCCTGAAGAGGACGCTGAGTAAAG AGATCCTCTTCCGAGAGCTGGAGGTGCGGCAGGTTGCCTTGAGACATCTCATTCACTTCCTTAAGGAGATAGGTGATCAGAAGCTGCTTTTAGACCTCTTTAG GTTCCTAGATAGAACAGAAGAGCTTGCG CTGTCCCATTATCGAGAGCACTTGAACATTCAGGACCCTGAGAAACGAAAAGAATTTCTTAAGACATGCATTGG ATGCTCTAAAGGGAGCAGAGATCAGAATTGTGAAGCCCGTGAGCATCTTACACTTAGATG TTTGCCATTTTCAGCAGAAGATTCTGCCCACATACAAGACCATTACACACTCCTGGAACGTCAGATCATTATCGAG GCAAACGATCGGCATCTAGAATCAGCAGGACAGACTGAGGTCTTCCGGAAGCACCCCCGCAAAGCGTCCATCCTCAACATGCCGTTGGTGACGACGCTCTTCTACTCCTGCTTCTACCACTACACGGAGGCTGAG GGGACATTCAGCAGCCCGGTCAACCTGAAGAAGACATTTAAG ATCCCAGACAAACAGTACGTGCTGACAGCACTGGCCGCTCGCGCCAAGCTCCGGGCCTGGCATGACGTTGATGCCCTGTTTACCACCAAG AACTGGCTGGGCTACACCAAGAAGAGAGCACCCATTGGCTTCCATCGGGTTGTGGAAATTTTGCACAAGAACAATGCCCCTGTCCAG ATACTACAGGAGTATGTCAATCTGGTGGAAGACGTGGACACAAAGTTGAACTTAGCCACCAAGTTCAAGTGTCATGATGTCGTCATCGAT ACTTGCCGGGacctgaaggatcgtcagcagtTGCTCGCGTACAGGAGCAAGGTGGATAAAGGCTCTGCCGAGGAGGAGAAGATCGATGCCCTTCTCAACAGCTCG caaATTCGATGGAAGAATTAA